The Deinococcus aquaticus genomic interval ATCCGCGACGGCGAGACCGTGTTCATCGACGTGGGCAGCACCACCACCGAAGTCGCCCGCGCCCTCTCCCCCACCCTGCAGGGCGTAACGGTCGTCACCAACGGCCTGAACATCGCGCTGGAACTCGAGCGTCTGCCCGGCGTGCGCGTCATCGTGACCGGCGGCACCCTGCGGCCCCTGCAACACTCGCTGGTCAGCCCCTACGCGCTGGACGTACTGCGCCACATTCACGCAGACCGACTGTTCCTGGGCTGCAACGGCGTGCACGCCGAGCACGGCGTCACCAACGCCAACCACGAGGAAGCCGAGATCAAGCGCGTGATGGTCGCGCAGTCCCGCGAGATCGTGGTCGTCGCCGACCACAGCAAACTCGGCCGGACCAGCCGCGCCCTGATCGCCACGACCGACCGGATCACGGCGCTCGTCAGTGACCGCAGCGGCCCCGCACCCCCCGCAGACCTGCGCAGCGCCATCCCGGAACTGCACCTCGTGTAGCTCTTGCCCACTGTCCACCCACTGCGGCCCCCGCGCCGCCCGCCCAACGTCCGGCCCCCCGACCCCCCGCCACTTCACCCCCCTTCCCGGAGGATGTCCATGAAGAAATTTGCACTGATGACCGCCCTTGCCCTCGCCTCCGCCGCCTCTGCGCAGAACCTGTCCGGCACCGTGACCGTCTGGTCCTGGGACGCCGCCGCCAAGGCGCTGCAGAGCACGGTCCCCAGCTTCAACAAGAAGTACCCCAACGTGAAGGTCAACGTGGTCGACCTGGGCAACCAGAACGTGTACGACCGCGGCCTGGCCGGATGCGCCGCCGGTGGCGTGGACATGCCCGACGTGTACTCCATCGAGAACAACGAGGCTGAAGTCTTCTGGGCGCGCTTCCCCGACTGCTTCGTGGACCTGAACACCCTGGGGGCCGACAAGGTCGCCAAGAACTTCCCGGCGTTCAAGTGGACCGAACTGATGGCCGGGAACAAACGCTACGCCATGCCCTGGGATTCGGGTCCCGTCGTGATCTTCTACCGCCGCGACCTGTACCAGCAGGCGGGCGTGAACGCCGCCGGCATCAAGACCTGGGACGACTTCATCGCCGCCGGCAAGAAGGTCAACGCCAAGTTCGACGGGAAGGTCAAGATGGGCATCGTCGGCAACGGCCAGGACGACGAGTGGTTCCGCATGCTCGCCAACCAGAACAGCTGCTTCTACTTCGACAACGCCGGCGCCAGCGTCACGGTCAACAAGCCCGGCTGCGTGGACGCCCTGAACACCGTCAAGAAGCTGTACGACGCGCAGGTCGTGACCACCGGCGACTGGGGCGGCCAGATCACGTCCTTCAAGTCCGGTAAGAGCGCCAGCGCCATGTTCGGCGCGTGGTACGAGGGCACCATCCGCACGAACGCTCCGGACCAGAAAGGCAAGTGGGGCGTGTACCCCATGCCCGCCAGCAAGCCCGGCGGCGTGCGCGCCGCGAACCTGGGCGGCAGCGCCCTGGCCCTGCCCAGCAGCAGCAAGAACAGGGCCGCCGCGTACGCCTTCATGGAAAACGCCCTGGCCACCAGCGGCGGTCAGGTCGCCATGCTCAAGAGCCAGGGTCTGGTCCCCAGCCTGCTCTCGGCCACCAAGGACCCCTACGTGAAGGTCGCCCAGCCGTACTGGGGTAACCAGAAAGTCTGGCAGACCATCCTCGACACCCTGGGCGACGTGCCCCAGGCGCGCGGCACCCAGTACTTCCAGGACGCCCGTCAGGTCATGATCGTGGTGCAGGCCGACTACATCAAGGGCAAGTACAAGACCGCCAAGGAAGCCCTGGACGACGCAGCCAAGAAGATCTCCAGCGCCACCGGCCTGCCCGTCGCCAAGTAAGTTCAATCAGGAATAAGTCAAGTCAGTTCAGCGGTCAGGGTGCACGGCGCCTGACCCCGTGATTCCGGGCGAGGGGTGACGCGAAACAGTGCGTCTCCCTCGCCCTCTGTCGGCTCCGAGTTCCGGTCTGCGCCCGCCGCCCCTGCTGCGCGCCGCTTCACTTTCAAGAGGTACCCATGACCACTGCGCCACAGTTCAAACCTGCCGAGCCCCGGCCACCGGCCCGGAAAAGCCGCTGGGCGCGTACGCCCAAGGCACCGTACCTGTTCATCCTGCCCTACCTGCTGATCTTCCTGACGTTCTGGGCGTGGCCGATCATCAGTTCCTTCATGATGAGCTTCAAGGATTCGCGCCTGGGCGCGACCGCGCCGTTCGGACTGTCCAACTGGTCGCGGCTGGTGGGCGACGAGTTCTTCCGCACCGCGCTGCGCAACACGCTGGTCATCATGATCGTGCAGGTGCCGCTGATGCTGACCCTCTCGACGCTGCTGGCCGTCGCCCTGAACAGCCGACTGCTGAAGGCCGCCGGGTGGTTCCGCTTCGCGTTCTTCGCGCCGCTGGTGGTGGGGACCGTGGCGTACTCGGCGGTCTTCCGACTGCTGTTCAACACTGATTTCGGCATGGTGAACCGCGGCCTGACCGGCCTGGGGCTGCCTGCCGTGGACTGGCTGAACCAGTCCGGCCCGGCCATGACCGTGCTGATCCTCGCCATGACGTGGCGCTGGACCGGCTACAACGCCATTATTCTGCTCGCGGGCCTGCAGGGCATCAGTGAGGACGTGTACGAGGCCGCCAGTATCGACGGCGCGACCCCCGCGCAGCAGTTCTGGAAGATCACGCTGCCGCTGCTGCGCCCCAGCCTGCTGTTCTGCCTGGTGCTCAGCGTGATCGGCACGCTGCAACTGTTCACGGAACCGGCCCTGATCACCAACAGCGGCCCCGGGAACGCCACCATGACGCTCGGCACGTACCTGTACCAGCAGGGCTTCCGCAGCTTCAACTTCGGGTACGCCAGCGCCATTGCGTACACGGTCGCGGCCATCGCGGCGATCTTCAGCGTGGTGCAACTGCGTCTGTTCGGGAGGGAAGAATGACCACGGCCTTGCAGGCACCCAAGGACAAGACGGGCGTGAAGGCCCGCAACCGCGTCAAGGCCGTCTGGCTGCACCTGGCCCTGATTCCGCTGGCGGCGCTGTTCCTGGCCCCGCTGTGGATGATGGCGGTGTTCAGCACGCACCCGGAAAGCGCGATCTTCAGCGCGAACCCGCCCCTGTGGTTCGGCGGGTCGTTCGGTGAGAACTTCCGGGGACTCCAGGCCGACACGAACTTCCTGCGGGCGCTGCTGAACTCGGTGGTGATCGCCTCGCTGTACACGGTGTTCAGCATGCTGCTGACCTCCATGGGCGGGTACGCGTTCGCGAAGTTCGATTTCCCCGGCAAGAACTGGCTGTTCGGGCTGATCCTGGCCACGCTGACCATCCCGACGTTCGTGACGATCATTCCGCAGTTCATCATGATCGCGCGCGACATGAAGATCTCGAACACGTACTGGGCGGTCATCCTGCCGACCCT includes:
- a CDS encoding DeoR/GlpR family DNA-binding transcription regulator — protein: MRRSEIVSLVKQHGELPVTELSKLLGVSEVTVRSDLKVLADAGQVRRTRGSVRLPMDVRRESPLEETRLEHSAAKRRIGRAAAALIRDGETVFIDVGSTTTEVARALSPTLQGVTVVTNGLNIALELERLPGVRVIVTGGTLRPLQHSLVSPYALDVLRHIHADRLFLGCNGVHAEHGVTNANHEEAEIKRVMVAQSREIVVVADHSKLGRTSRALIATTDRITALVSDRSGPAPPADLRSAIPELHLV
- a CDS encoding ABC transporter substrate-binding protein, which encodes MKKFALMTALALASAASAQNLSGTVTVWSWDAAAKALQSTVPSFNKKYPNVKVNVVDLGNQNVYDRGLAGCAAGGVDMPDVYSIENNEAEVFWARFPDCFVDLNTLGADKVAKNFPAFKWTELMAGNKRYAMPWDSGPVVIFYRRDLYQQAGVNAAGIKTWDDFIAAGKKVNAKFDGKVKMGIVGNGQDDEWFRMLANQNSCFYFDNAGASVTVNKPGCVDALNTVKKLYDAQVVTTGDWGGQITSFKSGKSASAMFGAWYEGTIRTNAPDQKGKWGVYPMPASKPGGVRAANLGGSALALPSSSKNRAAAYAFMENALATSGGQVAMLKSQGLVPSLLSATKDPYVKVAQPYWGNQKVWQTILDTLGDVPQARGTQYFQDARQVMIVVQADYIKGKYKTAKEALDDAAKKISSATGLPVAK
- a CDS encoding carbohydrate ABC transporter permease, whose product is MTTAPQFKPAEPRPPARKSRWARTPKAPYLFILPYLLIFLTFWAWPIISSFMMSFKDSRLGATAPFGLSNWSRLVGDEFFRTALRNTLVIMIVQVPLMLTLSTLLAVALNSRLLKAAGWFRFAFFAPLVVGTVAYSAVFRLLFNTDFGMVNRGLTGLGLPAVDWLNQSGPAMTVLILAMTWRWTGYNAIILLAGLQGISEDVYEAASIDGATPAQQFWKITLPLLRPSLLFCLVLSVIGTLQLFTEPALITNSGPGNATMTLGTYLYQQGFRSFNFGYASAIAYTVAAIAAIFSVVQLRLFGREE
- a CDS encoding carbohydrate ABC transporter permease, producing MTTALQAPKDKTGVKARNRVKAVWLHLALIPLAALFLAPLWMMAVFSTHPESAIFSANPPLWFGGSFGENFRGLQADTNFLRALLNSVVIASLYTVFSMLLTSMGGYAFAKFDFPGKNWLFGLILATLTIPTFVTIIPQFIMIARDMKISNTYWAVILPTLANTIGIFYMRQAFQTVPTDLLNAARIDGASEWRTFWQIALPVVRPAMAALAILLFLASWNDYLWPLLVLTNKDSYTMPVALGTLIGLTRVSWGGIMVGTAIATIPFLALFLSLQRHFVAGIAGGAIKD